Below is a genomic region from Bacteroidota bacterium.
AGGCCATTGTTGGTAATAAAGACAGGATCGTCAATCTGGCAAAAGACATTGTCACTCATTTTGAAAAACGGCAATCCGTTTTTGATGGCAAGGCGATGATTGTCGCCATGAGCCGCAGAATCGCAGCAGATATTTTTAAGGAGATTATTGCTATTCGCCCGGAATGGCAGAGCGATGATATGACGAAGGGCACAATCAAAGTCGTAATGACAACCAACAGTGCAGATGGCCCTGAAATCGCGAAACATTATACAACCAAGCAACAGCGCAGGGATTTATCAGAGCGCATGAAAGACCCTGCCGACCCGTTGAAAATTGTCATAGTTCGTGATATGTGGCTTACCGGATTTGATGCGCCCTGCCTAAACACCATGTACGTTGACAAGCCGATGCGTGGTCACAACCTGATGCAGGCAATTGCAAGGGTAAACCGTGTTTTTAAAGACAAACCCGGCGGCTTGGTGGTGGATTATCTGGGCATTGGCAGTGACCTTAAAAAAGCGCTTTCCTTTTACGGTGAGGCTGGTGGCAAAGGTAATCCGGCGGAGAACATCATCAAGGCTGTTGAAGTATTTAAAGAAAAGCTGGAAGTGGTTCAGCAGATGTTTGACGAAGACAGCAGCACCCGCAAGGATATTTTGGTTGAAGAACCCGAAGCATATTACGGAAGCAGCAATAAATTCAACTACAAACGATTTTTTACGGTTGATTCAAAAGAAAAACTCTCCATCATACTGCAAGCGGAAGAACACATTTTTGGATTGCAGGAAGGCAATGAACGCTTTATTCGTGAAGTCAGTTTATTAAGTCAGGCTCTTTCATTGTGTATCACAAGAGATGAAGTTCAGCCATATTTGCCGGAAGTTGCATTTTTTCAGGCAGTGCGGGCACGTTTAGTGAAGTTTGAAGCTCCGGGTTCAGGCAAGTCGGATATTCAGGTTGAAACAGCAATTAAGCAAATTGTTGATGAGGCATTGAGTTCAGATAAAGTAATTGATATTTTTGAAGCCGCCGGTATCGACAAACCAGAGATTTCAATTCTTTCCGATGAGTTTCTTTCAGAAGTGAAAGGAATGAAACATCAGAATATCGCGCTGGAATTGCTGAAAAAGATTTTAAATGATGAAATAAAAACAAGGGCTAAGACCAACCTTGTAAAAAGTAAGAAATTGCTGGAAATGCTGGAAGGCGCGATAAAACGCTACCAGAATAATTTATTGACAACGGCGGAGATCATTCAGGAACTCATCAACATTGCAAAAGAAATAAAGGAAGCCGACCAGGAAGGTGAGCGTCTTGGTTTGACGAAGGATGAAGTAGCTTTCTACAATGCGTTAGAGGTGAATGATAGTGCCGTAAAGGTTTTAGGCGATGAACAATTGAAAGAAATTGCCAGAGAGATCACCGACAAAGTAAGAGCAAATGCGACAATTGACTGGACTATCAGAGAAAGTGCCAGAGCAAAACTCATGGTAATTGTGAAGCGGACACTCACAAAATGGGGATACCCGCCCGACAAGCAACAAAAGGCAATTGACACGGTTTTGAAACAAGCGGAGTTGTTGGCGGATAGTTTTACGAAGTAATGCCAAGAGGGCGTTTCTAATTCTTTTCACAGGTTTTTTTTCGATGAGGGAGGTAAGGTTTACCTCAAGCGTCGCATATATCCTTTTTCTAAAAAACACCCGCTTATTTATCCGGTGAAATGGAGTTTTCCTGACTTTCAAGCATGCCGTCTTCATATGGTCAAAGAGTAAGTTGCATAGCTGTGGCAAATTAGCCCATTCATCATTAGGCCACCAACCGGCCACTGCAACCATTATAATTCCACCACAAGCCTTATTTGCTGCGTCTAGGTCATTCTTCGCTTCCATTGGAACCACTATTTCTATAAAAATCTACTTAATATAGTATTTCGCCTTTTTTTGCCCAAAAAAGATCTGATAATGGGCCTTATTCGGATTTTATTAATAAATGTCTATTAGAGCAATGGTTAAATTCGGGTAGAATGCGGGGGGAATACTGGTAGAATGCTAGTAGAATTCTGGTACAATACAGGCAGATACAGGTAAAAAAATGGCAGATTAAAACCAAGTTTTCATTTTCTGCTGATAGAATGCTGGTACATTTCTTATTGATCCCCGAAATATTCAATGCTTGGCTGGTAAATCATCGATGGGTTCGTAGAATGCAGGGATATTTTTCGCATTTTCCTAATAGTGGACGAAAAAACACTGGTAGTTTACAGCAAAATCTCTATACCATCCGCTGTCAAGTCAAGCATGCCAGCATTATGATCGTGTTACGCATCGGCGTTTTCGCATTTTTTCACGGAGAAAATGTAAAAACGCTGGCAGATTATGAAGAATCTCTAAAACATCCATTGAAATACTGGCATAACAGAATTAAGTTTGTGGAATGCATTACTTTTCTATGGATAAACTGGCAATTGCCTATTGAAATTTCCAAAACAGCCTCTCATACGGGACACACCAGCATTAAGTTCGCGGAATACATCGGTGTTTCCGCAGTTCTCCCGAGCAAAGGCGGCTAGTTTTTCTTTAAAGCACTAAAAAATAAACTATTCGCCTGTTTAATATAATCTTCAATGCTGTTTAGTCCCACACTCTTGCGTCTTTCATTGAGTTTGTCCGGGTCAATTACCCCCTTAGGAATTATAAACGAAGTATTATCGCTGTTGTATTCTAATTGTGTCCCAAAGACCTGTAATCGTCCATTGTGTAGATTTACCCGATCAACTAGGTAAGCATAATTTGCTCCTGATGCTTTTTTCGCATCTACTTCAATTTTCATTTTTAATAAAACACTATCTTGAAATGATGGAATTGCGTCTTGGTGCTGAACGAGAAGCCAAAAATTACGTGAACCTTCTTGTCCAACCAAGTCGTAGTTTGGGAAACCATATTTAGCAAAGATTTGTTTAAGGATAAAATAGTTCATGCTGTCAATTAGGCGAACCTGCTTGTACATGGCTTTTTCTGACAACGTATCGTTAATTAACTCACCGGTTGAATGATTATGGATAATAGTCCTCCATTTTTGATCATCAGCTGCCATACTGTCTAGTAAATATATGAGTGGTATATTGTATGTAGCAACTGCTTCATATTTTTTCTCTCTGTTTTGATATATTAAATCTAATAACGGTTGCCAACGATTGTCTGCCCTCAATGACATTAGATCAGGATCAGTTGTAATATGACGATAATCAGAATATTTGCCAATATTGGCAATGCGATTCAAATTATAAAATGCACTGTCAGGATATCCAGCTAAAGCCCATGAACACGATGCATTATAACGATCATCCATAAGCCCATACCCCCCGTAAGTTTTAAACGCCTCGGTATATTTCTCAGCTGATTTCTTATAATCCTTTATCATAGACAACGAGTCAGCCATCTTAACGAGTGCATAATATACTGGTGATGGATAAGGTTCAGGTGGCGGATTAGTCTGACCAGTAACAAACCCAATACTCAGAAATGTATAAAAAATTGTAATGAGTTTTTTCATGACGCTTTTTTTACACGTTATCTCTTGCAGAAAGCCCATGTTATCGTTTCGTGCTATTTTTTTTCTATTTTGGTGCTGTCCAAAATAATTTCGGATTGTTTGTCTTGTAAACTGTCCAAGTAGTATTTACCTTTTGTGCTTTTTCTTCTGTCTTGTCTGGTGACTGAGCAAAATAATCCAACGGTAGAAGTTTTATATATGAAATGATTTTCCCATCCTGCATTGTCTCCATATTATATTCATTGTTAACAGGACACTCAAACATATAAAGATTTTTTGCCATGTAATGATACAAATAATATTCTTTTGTGATAGTCTTTCTATTCCAATTTGCATCAGGATTTAATATTAGTGGTTTGTCATTTATTAATCTTTCTCTTACTTCTTCAATACTTAATAACTCACCCTTATCATTCATAACATAAGCGTTATTTGTCGGGTCTATCCAAAGCCATTTTTTAAGTGTATCGGAATAGACCATGTTTATTACATGGCAATCGCTGTCAATTTTCAAACTGTCTTTAGGCAAGCAAGTAACAATACGGGATTTAATTCCCAATGACAAATAACATTCATTCAAGACTGTTGCTAGTCCTCTACAATTTAATCCTCTGTTGTCTCGCTTACATTCTGCTATCATACTCATTGCATTTTTGACAGCTGGATTTTCATGATTTCCGTCATGTGGAATTAAATAATGTATCCATTGTAGGACGTTTATTATTTTAAAAACATCTGTTCCTTGTCCTGCGATGCTGTCCAAGTTGAAAGCTTTACGTAAAGCTGTCAAGTTTTGATTGTCGCTAGACTGATAAGTAAATTTTGGAAGTTCTCTCTTGTCCTCATAATTGTACTTGCCTGCTTTTTTGAGAATATAAAGAAAGTCGCTAATGTTTTTTAATTGATTAAGGATGTCCTTAAATTCTTTCTCATTACGGATATTATTTAAATCGCTGTCCTCTTGAATGTGCGCATAGTCAATATAACCTGCATCTATTGATTTTTTAAAATAAATAATTGCCATTTCTTTGTTGTTCAATAAAGAATACGTGCAACAGAGATTATAATAAGCACCATTTAAATATTCTGAAAATTCTTTTTTAGTTGTATCGGGAAGTCGGTTGTATTGAGATAAAAACTCTGTCAGTAATTTGTTGTACGTTTTAATGTCTTTATGTTCGTATGCGGAAACAAACAAGCTGTCCTGTATAATTGCAAACTTTTCAAATTTTTCTGCTGTAACTTGCCCATAAGCAACAGTCATGGTAAAACTAATAAGAAAGAAAAATAGTCGTCTAATATCCATTTTTTCTATTTATTTATTTTTGAGTTGCCAGATTCCTATCATGAACGATAACGTGCCCGGGCTTGATTAACGTGCGGGTAAGGCTAATCTATCCCTGTGTATTATATTTCAAGTTTCACTCTCATGTCTCACGAGGCTGCTCCCGCATGGAAACAAGCCCGTATTATGCATAGTTAATATTTGTCTAATGCACTTGTCCTTAATAGTCCAATTTCATTGCTGGATGTTACTTTATAATCATTTACGAAAACCCAAAATAAATCCTTTTCATTACTATCTTGTCCAAGTTCCAGGTTAATTATATTATCCGTTGTGATGATTTCAACTTTTATTCTTTTTTGCGGTCCAGAATGATTTGTTTCGATATTCTGTACTTTTTTTAATTCGGAAATGATTTGTTCTTGTTCTGCCAAGTCCGGCATTTTATTATTAATGACTAAAGTGATATTGTTTTTGTCAAGTGCACTCAAAACTTTGTTTTTTGTTATGGCTTTAAAAACCGAAGTCAAAATGAATAGCAAAAAGAAAACTAAAAACATTTGTGATAACAATATTGTAGCAAGTCGATAATATTGTTTTTTCGCATAGTCTTCACAATTTCTTGCTTTACTAATGCACAGTCCTCCCATGATGCCTCCAATAAAAGAAATAAATGTCACAAAAGCCCAGTGTAAAACAAAAAAGTCGAAAACCT
It encodes:
- a CDS encoding DUF6624 domain-containing protein produces the protein MKKLITIFYTFLSIGFVTGQTNPPPEPYPSPVYYALVKMADSLSMIKDYKKSAEKYTEAFKTYGGYGLMDDRYNASCSWALAGYPDSAFYNLNRIANIGKYSDYRHITTDPDLMSLRADNRWQPLLDLIYQNREKKYEAVATYNIPLIYLLDSMAADDQKWRTIIHNHSTGELINDTLSEKAMYKQVRLIDSMNYFILKQIFAKYGFPNYDLVGQEGSRNFWLLVQHQDAIPSFQDSVLLKMKIEVDAKKASGANYAYLVDRVNLHNGRLQVFGTQLEYNSDNTSFIIPKGVIDPDKLNERRKSVGLNSIEDYIKQANSLFFSALKKN
- a CDS encoding transglutaminase-like domain-containing protein: MDIRRLFFFLISFTMTVAYGQVTAEKFEKFAIIQDSLFVSAYEHKDIKTYNKLLTEFLSQYNRLPDTTKKEFSEYLNGAYYNLCCTYSLLNNKEMAIIYFKKSIDAGYIDYAHIQEDSDLNNIRNEKEFKDILNQLKNISDFLYILKKAGKYNYEDKRELPKFTYQSSDNQNLTALRKAFNLDSIAGQGTDVFKIINVLQWIHYLIPHDGNHENPAVKNAMSMIAECKRDNRGLNCRGLATVLNECYLSLGIKSRIVTCLPKDSLKIDSDCHVINMVYSDTLKKWLWIDPTNNAYVMNDKGELLSIEEVRERLINDKPLILNPDANWNRKTITKEYYLYHYMAKNLYMFECPVNNEYNMETMQDGKIISYIKLLPLDYFAQSPDKTEEKAQKVNTTWTVYKTNNPKLFWTAPK